The Brevinematales bacterium region TTACAGCGAACGCGGGAATCCCGTTATCGGTCAATACCATTTCAATACGTGTTACGGTCTCCGCGATCTCGCGATTCACGGTATGGTAATGGTCGAAGTATTCGCGGGTCGGCCCGTCGGAAACTTTATCGATTATCGGGTTATCGAGCCCGCGAAGGAGGGAAACCGCGTAGTTGTACGCGCCGTATTTTTCCGGTAGAAGCCCGGCGATACTGCCGATACCGAAGGTGTAGATGTTTTTATCGAGGAGGGGCGCGATGAGATTTCTAATTTCCATACTTACTCCAAAACCGTCTCGTTCCATCTAACACAGCGGTACTCGCCGTTATCCCCGGCGATATGGATGATTCCGCAGTTTGCGGGAACATGGTGATAGGTAAAATCCATGTCGATATTCGGGCATAGACGCGGAATCATACACATGAACAATCCCGCGTGCGCGACTATTAAGATATTGGAATTCCCATCGTAATTCTCCGATTCCAGCATCTTAATGAAGCCGCGGAAACGTTTCTCGATATCGAAACAATTCTCTCCGCCGAGAATCCGCTTATCCAATTCCCCGCGGAGCAGCCATGATTCGTACATCTCCATTTCGCGCTCCATCACGCCCATCCCGTGCCGTCCCTCCAATTCGCCCATGTCGATCTCATGCAGATGGGGATTGTAGATGACAGGCATCTTGACTTCGTTCGACAGTATCTGTGAGGTTTCCCTCGCGCGGGGAACCGTGCTCGAATAATGCGCGGTAAACCGGGTCTTCCTGAAGGTTTTCGCCAACGCCTCGGTCTGCGCAACTCCTTTCCCGGTAAGCCCATAGGGAAGATCGCGGTTCGAGATTAGGTCCATTTTCGCGAGGACGCTTTCCCCGTGACGGACGAAATAAAGATTCATTTTCTATCCTAAGGTAATAAAAGAGTTTTGTGGTACTTAGAGGGTCAATTTCTCAACCTATCCGATATCCGCCAGTATCCGTTCGACCATACCGGCGGGATCGTCAGCTTCGGAGATCGGCCGCCCGACTACGATATAGTCCGCGCCCAACTCCGCCGCCATGCGCGGGGTCATCACACGCTTCTGATCGTCTTTCACGCCGGTATCGGGGCGTATCCCAGGAGTGACCACCTTCGCGTCGGGAAATCTCCGCTTCATCATCGCGATCTCGAGCGGCGAGCAGACAAACCCCCGCAGCCCCTCGGAATACCCGGACTCCGCGAAATACTCCACCATTTCGGCGGCGGTCCTGTCCATACGGAGCTCGTGCTTCAGGATATCGTCGTTCATACTGGTAAGCACCGTCACACCGAGGATCAGCGGCGGTTTTGCCGCGCGCGATACCCCCTCGATAGCGCCGCGAACCATCTCGCGCCCTCCCATCAGGTGGATGGTGAACATGTCCACCCCGAGCTTCGAGACCGCCTCGCACGCCCCCATGACCTGATTCGGGATATCGAAAAACTTGAGGTCGAGGAAGACGCCCCGCCCTTTATCCTTGATATACTCGATCACCTGCCGGCCTGCGGACGGGTAAAGCGTCGAGCCTACTTTAAAGAGGACGTCCATCCCGCCGACAAGGTCGATCATTTTCTTTGCTTCGGGAAAATCCTGCATATCGAGGACTACGATCAGTTTCGTCGCCATTTTCACCTCACGGTTTACAGATATATAAAGAAAAACGTTCGTCGTACGGGACTTCGTTAACCCAGCGGAACTCCTCGTTCATCTCGGCGGCCCCGTGGCGGATAAAGTCCTCAGGCTCCGATTTCTCGAGCCAGTTATAAAATCTATTCTGAAACGATTTCTTTCCGGTATAGTCGATGATAATGACCTGTTTCTTCGCGAGACGCCGTGCCTCGCGGAACATCAGACGGCGATGCTCGGAATCCATACTGTGCGCCGTACCCGCGATAAATACCGCCTCGAAACTTTTATCGTCGGCGGGCAGTCCCGCGACAATATCGCCCCAAAGGAACTGGATGAGCAGATTGGTGAAGGGATTTTTCTTCTTGTGGCGGTGGCGGATATCCCGGGCGGTATCGATCATCTTGTGAGACGCTTCCACCCCGTTGACGTCATACCCGCGCTCCGCGAGCGCGAGGCACAAGGAGCCGTTACCGCACCCCATATCGAGGACTTTATCCCCCGGGTTAAGCTCCATATGTCCGGCGTTCGCGTCGATCAGGGCGCGGAAATATTCCGTCTGGCGCTTGAATAAGAGTCTATATATAAATGCCGTCCGGTCGTATCGTTTTACGCGTTCGTCTAAATTCACCCCCATGCTCCTTATATCCCGTTGCGGATACCGCCCCGGTTTCCGTCTATTTCTGCGACACGCCCCTGCTCCCCGGCTTGACGGCGGGAGACTTTCCCTCGCGGCATAACGGGCATTCTTCCGGTTTGTATGAATTCGCCCTGACCGAATGCAGCCATTCCGCTCGGATACCGAGGGACTCCGATTCGGGCATATTCCTGTCGATCAGGCTCGCGACCCCGACAATTTCCGCGCCGGAACCGGATACCAGCTCCATCACCTCGCGTACCGATTTGCCGGTGGTGATCACGTCCTCGGCGATCAGCACTTTCTCGTCGGGACGGATTTCGAACCCGCGCCGGAGTTGGAATACGCCGTCCACACGTTCGGCGAAAATCCCGCGCGCGTGAAGCACCCTCGCGAGCTCGTATGCGATCACTATCCCGCCGAACGCCCCGCCGATCACGACATTGATCTTCACATCGGCAAGCATTCGCGCGAGCTTTTTCGCGGCGACGTCGGCCATCTCGGGGTATTGCAGGAACTTCGCGCATTGGACATACCTGTCGCTATGCAGTCCCGACGAGAGGACGAAATGCCCCGTGAGAAGAGCCTCCGATTGATTGAGAAGGTCTTCTATCCCTTTATCATCCCGTATTTCCTTCATCTGCACCCCCGATTAAATATATTCCTTGAGTTTTTTACGGATTACGTCATAATTCTCCGGCACCTCGATATCGAGGAACATCCCGTCGCAGACATACCCGTAGAGCTTGCCGAGCTTCGTTAGGAGCGGGAAAATATCCTTTTCCAGCGAGATACTCTCATGGGGCTGGATAAAATTCAGAGTCTGTTTATTGAAAACATAGATACCGGTATTCACATAGGTCGTGGTGTCGGGATTTCCCCGCTGGAGGAAACGGTGGATCTGCTTATTATCAAGGAGCTCGACCGCGCCGTAGCGTTCGGGATGCTCGCTCGATTTGAGCGCCAGCGTCACGAATGCGTCGCGCGATATATGGAACTGGAGCAGGTCGTACACCGGTACGTCGTGGAACGTATCCCCGTTGACGACAAGGAAGGTATCCTTCTCGATCATTTTTTCCGCGAGCTTGATGCTTCCCGCGGTACCGTGGAGAAATTCCTCTTCGGTATAACGTATCCTGATGCCCCATGTTTTCCCGTTGGCAAAATAACTTTCTATGACCGGGCGCATATACCCGCATGAAAGGATAATATCGTCAATTCCGTTTTTTTGTAGAAAAAGGAGCACGAACTCTAAAAACGGCCTCGCATTCACGATCGCCATCGGTTTAGGTGCGTCCCCCAACTGCGCGGACTTCAGATGTCTGCCCATACCGCCCGCGAGAACTATCGCCTGCATGATTCCTCCTAACAGCTCAAGACTGACAATTATATTACTTTGTTATATATTTCTCAACGTTTTAACCAGATACTCGCATTCTTCCATAGTGCCCGCGGTGATGCGTCCGAAACGGTCGCCGAAGCCGAACTCGCCCAGCGTCCTGATCGAGATACCCGCCGTCTCGAGCGCGGATAGTGCGCCGGTATAGTTCTCCCCGAGATCGGTAAAGATATAGTTCGCCGACGGTTGGGCGGTTTTATACCCCAATTCCTTCAGCGACTGCATCAGGAAATCCCGGCTCTTCACGGTCCCGCTGACCGTCATATCGAGAAACTCGTCGTCCCCGAACGCCGCCGCCGCTCCGCTCTGCTGAACCGTACCCAGATTGAACGGGAGACGTATCTTTTCGATCTGCTCGGCGAACTCGGGACGCATGATCCCGTAACCTACCCGCAGCCCGGCCAGCCCGTAACATTTCGAGAACGTATAGATCAGGACGAGGTTCGGGTATTTATCGAGTAACGGCAGAGCGGAGTTTTCCAGCCCCGCGAAGTGGATATACGCCTCGTCGAGGATCACCGGCACTGTCTCCGGGATACGCGACATGAATTCGTCGATTTTATCCGGTTTATGAAAGGTCGATGTCGGATTGTCGGGGTTCGAGAAAATAATCGCGTTCGTCCCGGCGGAAATCGCCGAGTCCGCGAGCGACTCCAGATCGACCGAATAATCCTCGTTCCGTAATGAAAATACCGGGGCCGCGCCTTTGGGTATCGTCAGCAGACGGTAGAGCATGAAACTGCTCGCGGGGATAACCACCCTGCTCCCCTCGGTCACAAACGCGGCGAGAAGCATGTTCAGTATCTCACCCGACCCGTCGCCGAAAACGAACTGTTCCGGCGCGAGAGTAATCCCTCGGCGTTTCCAGAACGATACGGCCGCATCGCGAAGGTCTTTCAATTTAGAATCGGGGTAGACAGAAAGTCCCCCCGATACCGCTTCGGCTATCGCGAGCATCGCCTTAGGGGACGAACCCCACCGGTTCTCGTTCGACGCGAGCTTGATCATCCTGCCGGACTTGGATTTCCCCGGCATCCGTCCCGCCTGATACGTACCGAGCGACAGCACTTCCTTGCGGATCGATTTTATAGCTTCCATACTATTATCCTTCAATGATTATCCCACCCATTCCGCAATCGATTCGAATATCCCCCGCCCGTCGACGGAGCCCATCTCGGACTCGCTCGCGCGTTCGGGATGCGGCATCATACCCAGCACGTTCTTTTTATCGTTGAATATCCCGGCGATCGAAAGTGTCGCGCCGTTGGGGTTGGTAGTGTCGTCCACATTCCCGCCCGCGTCGCAGTACTGGAACGCGATCAGGTCGTGATCGAGCGCGTACCGGCGGTCGTCACCCTCGAGGAAGAAATTACCCTCGGCGTGCGCGATGGGGATTTTTACGATCTGCCCCTTATGATACCGCGCGGTGAACGGAGAATCGGCGGTCGTCACCCTGAGATGCTGGTGACGGCAGAGGAAATGGACGATATTATTCCGCAGGAACGCCCCGCGTATCAATCCCGCCTCGGCGAGCACCTGAAACCCGTTGCATATCCCCAGCACCGGCTTCCCTGCCGCGGCGTGCTTCACGACCGACTTCATCACCGGCGAGAAACGCGCAACCGCGCCCGCGCGGAGATGGTCGCCGTAGGAGAATCCCCCCGGGATGATGACCACGTCCAGATCGTCGATATCCGACTCCGTATGCCATACATAGCGGACATCCTTGTATAACACTTCCTCTACTACCCAGAAGGCGTCACGGTCGCAGTTTGTACCCGGGAACACGATGACACCGAATTTGAGCTTCGGCATCCAATCCTCCTCAAATCAATTCTTACTTAACTATAGAATAATCTCCTGAAGATTATAATGGAAAACGGTGAAAAAATAAAGATTTATCGGACTAGCGAGCGGTTTCTTTTTCCTTTGCTTACTCTGTGTTCTCCGTGCCTCCGTGGCGCATCTTACAGCCCCGCTTACCCGCGCGAATCCGTCTATGAAATCTTTCCCTCCGTACCCCCTTGTTTTATTTCGGAGTCTCTCATTATTTGAAATATATTGAAAGAGAAGCTAAAATATGATGCTGACAAACCATATTAAGGCGAGGGATCGTATGAAGTTTACGGTGAACAAGGATGAGTTTATCCGGCATTTGGGTATCGCGGATTCGATTATCAATGTGAAGTCTCCGCTCGCGATCCTGCTGAACGTGTATATCGAGGCGATTGACGACGGGACGATCATTATCCTGTCCTACAACGGCGAGAACGGCGTAAAAGTCGAATCGACCGGAGTGGTCGAGTCGTCCGGTAAAATCAACCTGCTCTCCAAGAAACTCCTCGAGGTCATCCGCAAGCTCCCCGGCGAAAAAATCGTGTTCGAGAGCAAGGCCGACAACGAGACCGAGATCGTGATCCACCCGAACGACAGCGAAAACCCGGTGTTCCACCTCAACGGGGTGGCCGCCGATACGTATCCTACGTTTAACGAATTCAACTGGCAGAACTATATCAAGATCGCGCAGGAAACCCTCGAAGAGCTCATCAAATCGACCGAGTTCGCCGTATCGACCGATATCGCGAAAAGCGCGTTTACCGGGACCTATATCGAGGAGGCGGTGGACGGGCTTCTATCGTTCGTAACCACCGACGGGAAGCGGCTGTCGGTCATCACCCGCGACTATGAGGAAAAGACCGGGACTATCGAGACCGGAGTCATCGTACCGCAGAAAATATTCAAGACGATACTCGAATCCCTGGGCACCGGAGACACCCTGTTCTCGGTGCATAACAACCAGGCGTTCTTCAAGATAGGCAATGTTTATATCTTCACGAATCTCGTCGAGGGAAAATTCCCGAACTATAAGGACGTGATCCCCGCCGAGAGAATCAACGTCGTGGAGATCGACAGCGGCGCGTTGTCCTCGGCGATCGACACCGTATCGGTGATGAGCGATCCCGACTCCGGGAAAACCAAGATCGAGGTGGAAGGCGATAATATGACCATCTCCACCCAGCACCCGCTGTACGGTACGTCTCAGCAATCGGTCAAGATCGAGTACGCAGGCACTCCGATCACTATCGCGATCAGCTACCGTTCCCTGCTCGACTTCCTCAGAGTGGTGCCGGGAAAAACAATCCAGATGATCATCAACTCGCAGAGCAGCCCGCTGCTCCTGAAGACCGAGAAGGACGAGAATTTCCTGTACATCACCATGCCGATGAAAATCAACGAATAATCATACGGCCATTCGGGACTCCCACTCTGTTTAAAAATCATCCTAAAACTTGCGGAAATCTTCGTTTCAGGTTATTTTATCACTAAGGGGGAATCCTTATGAAAGTTAAAATACTATTTGCGCTGACATTTTTCTGCCTAGTCTCTCAGCCGCTGTTCGCGCAGAATACGAAAAAAATGAAACTGATTCTGGGGCATCCCATCGACCAGAGCGCGGTGAAAAGTACCGCCGCGGATAAAATCAATATCCTGCTCTACCGCACCGTGTATAATTTTACCGCCATCGTCCCGTTTTTCGACGTGCTCGACCCGTCGATAGCGACCAACCTGCCGATCATGGATAACAATCTGGAGGCGGTCGCGGTTAGCAATCAGTCCGATTTCATCGTTTACTGGAGCTATAAAATAACCGGGCCGCAGAACGCCCCCCAAGCGGAAATCCGCCAGGTCGTCTGGTCGCTCGGCGCGGGGAAAGTCGTGCAGGAAAAGGGTTATACCACGAAACTGGATATTTCGCTTATCGATACGATCGACCTGATGCTCGAGGATATCCTGAAGCCCGTGCTGAACGTCGGCAGTATCAAGGTCGCGTTCCTGCAATTTCTGGATTTCCAGATCGGCAAGGAAACCTACGATCTTTGGATCAACTCGAAGTTCATTTCCCGCGTAGAAGGGGACAGTTTCAGCATGAAAATGAAGGTGCTCGCCGATCAGGACTATAAAATAGAGATGAAGCAGGGATTCAAGGCAATAACGAATTTTACGGTGCATGTCCTCCCCGGCGAGGCCGCGACTATCAGTTACAAAGCGGCCGCGACCGTCAAACTGCTGCCGTTCGAGGGCAAGGACAGCTTCAAGCAGTACCTCGCCCTGTTCGATAAACATGTCCTGCTCGAGGGGGACGTATGGAGCGGGATTCCCGCCGGGAAAGAGTATCTTTTCGAATTGTACGAACTCCCCACGAACCGGATCGCGAAAAAGGCGTTTTATCTCTCCGACGGGATGATCAAGGAGATCAATGTCAACCTGAAGGCATTCCCGCGTTTCTATATTTCCGCCGGGTTGTCCTACCAGAACGAACACTTTACCGGTTCGTCGCTCATCCATGAGGACGTCAGTTCGCCGGTATTTAATATTGATTTGTCGTACTTTATCACCCCGGCGTTCTGGACGGGACTATACTTCAATTACAGCTCTGGAAACGATTTAAGCCTCAGTAATACCACCGATATTCTCGATTCGTCCTATATGCTGGGCGCCGAGGCCGGGTACCTCATTCTCGGCGATCAACGGGAGGTGGTAAAATTCGGGGCGGGGATCCATCTGGGATATAGCTTTTTCGATACAAAAATAAATAACATCAATCAGAAACTTTTCGAGAGCCAGAATATCAATCTGGGATTATTCCTCAATCTGAATATCAGCTGGGTACAAATCAGATTATACGTAATTTCCGCGACGAAAAGTTTCCAACTCCAGTATGTGAATTACGATCCCGCGAACCAGTCCGATATTTCGTCGGATGTGATACTCCGCTTCAATGCCGCGCTTCAGGTGCCGATCTTTTAACACGCTGAAAATATTATACACCCCGTGTCTCCGGCAGATGCGGGGTGTTTTTATTTCATTATGGTGTATGCAATAAAATATTATGTTACTCTGGCACACATCTTGCGTAATATAGTATGTGTGATGATTGAAGATGGAGGCGGAATATGACTCAGTGTACTTTTTTGGATCGATGCCGGAACAGTTTCTTTAGTTCCGAATTGGCGGAAGACGGGATTATGAAGACGATTATAACATCGGACTTTTGTATGCGCGCCGCGCACTCCTGCGCACGCTTGAAGCTATATAAAGAACTGGGCGAATCGAAAGTACCGTCGAATTTTTATCCTTACCAGAAGGAAGACGCGAATAAACTGATAGAAACCGGGAGATTAGTCAAATAGCCCAACAAACCTTTCTTATACAACCTTCCAACCCCCAACCCTATGAAAGCAGGCATCATGCCTGCTTTCTCTATTTTATCAGGGCGGTTCCAAAAACTATTAACATTTTTAACAATAGTAATGATATATCTTTAAAATACGCCCAATGGTCACTTCCTTGCCCTCTTTTCCTTCATATTTCATTGTAGAAAAGAGGGCTTACCGCCGAGAATCGGCGATTATTAGAAGTGCCCATCAACCTTTTTCCTGAAAACTTGCGTGTCTCGCGTTTT contains the following coding sequences:
- a CDS encoding histidine phosphatase family protein, coding for MNLYFVRHGESVLAKMDLISNRDLPYGLTGKGVAQTEALAKTFRKTRFTAHYSSTVPRARETSQILSNEVKMPVIYNPHLHEIDMGELEGRHGMGVMEREMEMYESWLLRGELDKRILGGENCFDIEKRFRGFIKMLESENYDGNSNILIVAHAGLFMCMIPRLCPNIDMDFTYHHVPANCGIIHIAGDNGEYRCVRWNETVLE
- the pyrF gene encoding orotidine-5'-phosphate decarboxylase translates to MATKLIVVLDMQDFPEAKKMIDLVGGMDVLFKVGSTLYPSAGRQVIEYIKDKGRGVFLDLKFFDIPNQVMGACEAVSKLGVDMFTIHLMGGREMVRGAIEGVSRAAKPPLILGVTVLTSMNDDILKHELRMDRTAAEMVEYFAESGYSEGLRGFVCSPLEIAMMKRRFPDAKVVTPGIRPDTGVKDDQKRVMTPRMAAELGADYIVVGRPISEADDPAGMVERILADIG
- a CDS encoding class I SAM-dependent methyltransferase; the encoded protein is MNLDERVKRYDRTAFIYRLLFKRQTEYFRALIDANAGHMELNPGDKVLDMGCGNGSLCLALAERGYDVNGVEASHKMIDTARDIRHRHKKKNPFTNLLIQFLWGDIVAGLPADDKSFEAVFIAGTAHSMDSEHRRLMFREARRLAKKQVIIIDYTGKKSFQNRFYNWLEKSEPEDFIRHGAAEMNEEFRWVNEVPYDERFSLYICKP
- a CDS encoding orotate phosphoribosyltransferase, translated to MKEIRDDKGIEDLLNQSEALLTGHFVLSSGLHSDRYVQCAKFLQYPEMADVAAKKLARMLADVKINVVIGGAFGGIVIAYELARVLHARGIFAERVDGVFQLRRGFEIRPDEKVLIAEDVITTGKSVREVMELVSGSGAEIVGVASLIDRNMPESESLGIRAEWLHSVRANSYKPEECPLCREGKSPAVKPGSRGVSQK
- a CDS encoding NTP transferase domain-containing protein, producing MQAIVLAGGMGRHLKSAQLGDAPKPMAIVNARPFLEFVLLFLQKNGIDDIILSCGYMRPVIESYFANGKTWGIRIRYTEEEFLHGTAGSIKLAEKMIEKDTFLVVNGDTFHDVPVYDLLQFHISRDAFVTLALKSSEHPERYGAVELLDNKQIHRFLQRGNPDTTTYVNTGIYVFNKQTLNFIQPHESISLEKDIFPLLTKLGKLYGYVCDGMFLDIEVPENYDVIRKKLKEYI
- a CDS encoding histidinol-phosphate aminotransferase family protein, which encodes MEAIKSIRKEVLSLGTYQAGRMPGKSKSGRMIKLASNENRWGSSPKAMLAIAEAVSGGLSVYPDSKLKDLRDAAVSFWKRRGITLAPEQFVFGDGSGEILNMLLAAFVTEGSRVVIPASSFMLYRLLTIPKGAAPVFSLRNEDYSVDLESLADSAISAGTNAIIFSNPDNPTSTFHKPDKIDEFMSRIPETVPVILDEAYIHFAGLENSALPLLDKYPNLVLIYTFSKCYGLAGLRVGYGIMRPEFAEQIEKIRLPFNLGTVQQSGAAAAFGDDEFLDMTVSGTVKSRDFLMQSLKELGYKTAQPSANYIFTDLGENYTGALSALETAGISIRTLGEFGFGDRFGRITAGTMEECEYLVKTLRNI
- the purQ gene encoding phosphoribosylformylglycinamidine synthase subunit PurQ — its product is MPKLKFGVIVFPGTNCDRDAFWVVEEVLYKDVRYVWHTESDIDDLDVVIIPGGFSYGDHLRAGAVARFSPVMKSVVKHAAAGKPVLGICNGFQVLAEAGLIRGAFLRNNIVHFLCRHQHLRVTTADSPFTARYHKGQIVKIPIAHAEGNFFLEGDDRRYALDHDLIAFQYCDAGGNVDDTTNPNGATLSIAGIFNDKKNVLGMMPHPERASESEMGSVDGRGIFESIAEWVG
- the dnaN gene encoding DNA polymerase III subunit beta — its product is MKFTVNKDEFIRHLGIADSIINVKSPLAILLNVYIEAIDDGTIIILSYNGENGVKVESTGVVESSGKINLLSKKLLEVIRKLPGEKIVFESKADNETEIVIHPNDSENPVFHLNGVAADTYPTFNEFNWQNYIKIAQETLEELIKSTEFAVSTDIAKSAFTGTYIEEAVDGLLSFVTTDGKRLSVITRDYEEKTGTIETGVIVPQKIFKTILESLGTGDTLFSVHNNQAFFKIGNVYIFTNLVEGKFPNYKDVIPAERINVVEIDSGALSSAIDTVSVMSDPDSGKTKIEVEGDNMTISTQHPLYGTSQQSVKIEYAGTPITIAISYRSLLDFLRVVPGKTIQMIINSQSSPLLLKTEKDENFLYITMPMKINE